Genomic window (Polaromonas sp. JS666):
CGTACATGCTCAAGATGTCCGTCGTAGCGGCCCACCATGCCGCACAGCATGGCATCGGCGTCGCCGAGTTTGACCATCAGCGCGGCGATGGTGGTGGTGGAGCGGCGCACCGCCGCCTTGGCGGCTTCGGGCGTCACGCCGTGGCGGCCCATGATCCGGTGGTAGGTTTCCCAGTAATGGCGAAAGCGCGGGTCGTCCTCGGGATTGACGCATTCCACATCGTCGCCGAGCCGCAGCCGCAGTCCGGCCTTGGCGATGCGGGTCTCGATCACGGCAGGGCGGCCGATGAGGATGGGGCGGGCCAGGCCTTCGTCAAGCACCAGCTGCGCCGCGCGCAGCACCCGGTCGTCCTCCCCTTCGGCGAAGGCCACGCGTTTGTGCGCGTCCGGGATGGCGCGAGCCGCATTGAACACCGGTTGCATGAGCATGCCGGTCGAGTACACGAAACGCGACAGTTCCTGCCGGTAAGCGGCCATGTCCGTGATGGGCCGGGTCGCCACGCCGGAGTCCTCGGCGGCCTGCGCCACCGCCGGTGCGATCCTGAGAATCAGGCGCGAGTCAAAAGGCTTGGGAATGATGTAGTCGGGGCCAAACACCAGCTCCTGCCCGATATAGGCCCGGGCGACTTCCTCGCTGATGTCCGCCTTGGTCAGGTCGGCAATCTGCCGCACGCAGGCGAGCTTCATTTCCTCGGTGATCTTGGTGGCGCCGCAATCGAGCGCGCCGCGAAAGATGTAGGGGAAACACAGGACATTGTTGACCTGGTTCGGGTAGTCCGAACGGCCCGTGGCAATGATGCAGTCCGGCCGCACCGCCTTGGCCAGCTCGGGCCGGATTTCCGGTTCGGGGTTGGCCAGCGCCAGAATGATCGGGCTGGGGGCCATGGTCCTGACCATGTCCTGCGTCAGCACGCCGGGCGCCGAGCACCCCAGAAACACGTCCGCACCGTTGACCGCGTCGGCCAGTGTGCGCAGGGCCGTTTCCTGGGCAAAGCGGTTCTTGGACTCGTCAAAACCACCGGGGCGGCCGTGGTAGATCACGCCTTTGGAGTCGCAGACATAGACATTTTCACGGCGCACCCCCAGGCCCACCATCACGTCCAGGCAGGCCAGTGCGGCCGCTCCGGCCCCCGAGACCGCGATCCTGACGTCTTCAATCCGCTTGCCCACCAGCTCCAGGCCGTTGAGCACGGCCGCCGATGAGATGATGGCGGTGCCGTGCTGGTCGTCATGGAACACCGGGATGTTCATGCGCTCGCGCAGCTTGCGCTCGATGTAAAAGCACTCCGGCGCCTTGATGTCCTCGAGGTTGATGCCGCCCAGCGTGGGCTCCATGGCGGCGATGATGTCAATCAGCTTGTCGGGGTCGTGCTCGGCCAGTTCGATGTCAAACACGTCGATACCGGCGAATTTCTTGAACAGGCAACCCTTGCCTTCCATCACCGGCTTGGCTGCCAGCGGGCCGATGTCGCCCAGTCCCAGGACGGCCGTGCCATTGGTGATGACCCCCACGAGGTTGCCGCGCGAGGTGTATTCGGCCGCCAGCGAGGGGTCGGCCTCGATGTCAAGGCAGGGGTAGGCCACGCCGGGCGAATACGCCAGGGACAGGTCCCGCTGGTTCGACAGCGGTTTGGTCGGCGTGATGGATATCTTGCCGCGCACCGGGCTGCGGTGGTATTCACGGGCGGCGTCGCGCAGTGCTTCTTCAGCGGGTGAAAGAGGAGTAGCCATTGAGTGTCTCCTTGTTTTCCTGATGGCTGGAAGACTGGCGACCAGCACTATTTTCTGGTATTCATGCGGTCGAGCGCCGGCTTTCCGGTTCATGCGCACGAAGATGAATATTACCCCCGTGACGGCTCTCTTTCAGGAGTAAGTGACGAGTAAGTGACCCTCGCACCGCACGGATTCGCAGGGTCGGCGAAATGCCTGGAAAATCGCCCGGCACGGCACCGGGATCACAGAGCGGCCCGCGCATGACCAGGTGCGCAGGTGTCGGTGAATGGCGTGCGCGCCAGTCTTTGGCAAGGTGACACGGCACCGGAAGCAGTCGGTCGGCTGCCCGCAGTTTGCGCGCACCATGACGATTCTGCGGGCGCCGGGCAACTCACCGTCCCCGGCTGTCCCGGCCTTTCGGGGGTTTTGCCAGCCAGGTCAGGCCAGCAAATCCACCAGCGTGCGGGCTATCACCTTGGTGGCACGGCGCAGGTCTTCCAGCTCCAGCCGCTCGTCGGCGCGCTTGGCGTGCGATTCGAGCACGGTGCGCGGCCCGGCGCCGTAGATCACACCCGGCACGCCGGCCTCGGCGTACAGGCGCACATCGGTATACAGCGGCGTGCCCATGGCCGGGATCTTCTGGCCGAACAGCGCCTCGCCATGCTTCTGGATCGCGTCCACCAGAGGCATGTTGCCCGCCAGCGGCTTCATCGAGTTGGCCAGCAGCAGCCGCTTGATGTTCACGGTGATGCCCGCACAGCCGGCAGCGGCGTCGGCAATCACCTGGCGGATGGTGGCTTCGACTTCGACCGGGTTTTCTTCCGGGATCATGCGGCGGTCCAGCTTGAAGGTCACCTTGCCGGGCACGACGTTGGTGTTGGTCCCGCCCTCGATGCGGCCGACGTTCAGGTAGGGATGGCTGATGCCCGCGACCCCGGAGGTGACCTTGCGGTATAGCGCGTTTTGCGCATACAGGGCATTGAGGATATGCACCGCGCCCTGCAGCGCGTCAACGCCGGTGTCGGGAATGGCTGCGTGGGCCATCTTGCCGTGCACGGTGACTTCCATCTGCAGGCAGCCATTGTGGGCGGTCACGACTTCATACGAAAAGCCCGCCGCGATCATCAGGTCGGGGTGGGTCAGGCCCTGGCGCAGCAGCCAGCCCGGCCCCATTTCGCCGCCAAACTCTTCGTCATAGGTGAAGTGCAGCTCGACACCGCCTTTCAGTGGCGCGCCCAGTGCCTCAAGTGCCCGCACGGCAAAGGTGAAGCTGGCGAAATCGCATTTGCTGACGGCCGCGGCGCGCCCGTAAATCCTGCCGTCTTCGATCTCGCCGCCATACGGGTCTTTGGTCCAGCCCTCGCCGGGCGGCACCACATCGCCGTGGGCATTGAGTGCAATCGTCCGTCCTTCGCCGGGTTTCGAATACCGGCGGCGCACGATCAGGTTGGTGATGGACTCAAGTCCATAGGCCCGGACATCGGCCTCGGGCACGGGGTGCTTTTCAGCCTCAAAGCCAAAGGCCTGGAGCAGCTCGGCGGTGCGCTCGGCGTGTGGCGCGTTGTTGCCCGGCGGCGTGTCGGTGGGTACGCGTATGAGTTCCTGAAGGAATCGCACTTCCTCGTCGAAGTGGTCGTCGATCCAGCGGTCAAGCTGCTTGTAGGCGGTGTCGGAGTTCGTGTTGGTATCGGTGTTGGTGTTGGTGGTCATGGGGTTTCCAAAGCCAGGTTGGCCAGCAGGCGCTGGAAGGCGTCCGCGGCGAGCTGAATGTCGTCGCTGGTGGTGCTCTCCAGCGGGTTGTGGCTGATGCCGGAATTCTCGCCGCGCACAAACAGCATCGCCTGCGGCATCACCTTGTGCAGTTTCATGGCGTCGTGGCCGGCGCCGCTGGGCATGCGGTAAAGCGGAACGCCCATGGGATCCACGGCAGCTTCCCAGCGTCGCTGCCATTCGGGTGCGCTGGGCGCGGCGGCCGCGCGCTCGGTCAGCTCCAGCGTGTAGTGCACGCCGCGGCGCTCGCAAATGGTTTTGAGCTGCGCCAGCACATCGGCGACCAATGCATCGCGCTGCGCATCCACGGGTGCGCGCATGTCGAGCGAAAACAGGCACCGGCCCGGCACCACATTGATGGAGCCGTTCGGCACCTGCAGCATGCCGACGGTGCCGACCGAATCGCCGTCCTCGGCGGCCCGATTTTCTACATGGAGCGCGAGCTCGGCCACGGCGGTGGCTGCGTCGCGGCGGCGGTTCATCGGTGTGGTGCCGGCGTGGCTGGCCATTCCGATAATTTCGCCCAGGTAACGCACACTGCCGTTGATCGAGGTGACGATGCCCAGCGGAAGGTCCAGCTCATTGAGCACCGGCCCCTGCTCAATGTGGACTTCGACAAAGCCGAGGTAGTTGCCTGCCTGCCGCTTGATCTTCACGATGTCCGCGGGTTGTAGTCCGGCGTTGTGCATGGCTTCGCGCATGGTGATGCCGTCAGCGTCCTTCTGGTCCAGCCACTCGGGCTTGAAGTCGCCGATCAGCGCGCCCGACCCCAGGAAGGTGGCCTTGTAACGCTGGCCTTCCTCTTCTGCAAAGCCGATCACTTCCAGGTTGAAGGGAAGTCGCTTGCCCTGGCGGTGCAGTTCGCGCACGCAGGCCATGGGCACAAAAATGCCGAGCCGGCCGTCGTACTTGCCGCCGTTGCGTACCGTGTCGTAATGGCTGCCCGTCAGCAGGGTTTTCGCGTCGGGGGTGGCGGCCTTGTAAACGCCCACCACATTGCCCACGGCATCGATGCCCACCTCGTCAAAGCCGCAGTCCCGCATGGTCTTGCTGATGAACTGTGCGCAGGCGCGGTGTGCGTCGGTGAGGTAGGTCACCGTCAGCTGGCCTTTTTCGGCGTAGCCCGGGTCGCTGTATTGGGCCAGTTGCTCATGCCAGTCCCAGACGTCGTTGCCCAGCGCTGGCTCTGCCGCGAACTTGTCATTGAGCCGGAGTTCGACCACGCGGTGGATATTGCGCAGGCATTCCTGTAATTCGAAGTCGGGGTGGTTTTGCAGGCGCCTGGCAAAGGTCTCGATGATCTGCTGCCTGTTCAGCCCGTTGCCGCGCGGGCCGCGCACCGCGAGGATGAAGGGAAAGCCGAATTTGGCGTTGTAGTCCGTGTTGAGCTGCTGCAGGGTTTCAAACTCCTGCTGCGTGCAGTGCGTGAGGCCTGCCTTGCCCTGTTCGTGGGCTGATTCGGCCGTGAGGCTCTGGCTGACCATGGCCTTGCCGGCCAGTTCAGGGTGAGCCTGGATGAGGCGGATCTGCGCGTCCTTGTCGGCGTCGTGCAGCACGCGGGTCATCGCGTGTTTCAGGTGTGCCAGCGAGTGGAAAGGGCGCGCGTCCAGTGCTTTTTCGGCGACCCACGGCGAGTGTTCGTACAGGCCGTCCAGCAGCACCATCGCTTCGGCGCGGGAGGCGCGATTGACTTGTTCCAGGGTGATGGCCATGGCTGGGTTCCCTTTCATGCTGGATACGGATGGGTCTGCTGCCAGTGCCGGGCAATATCAATGCGGCGGCATACCCAGACGCGGTCGTGCTGCTGCACATGGTCCAGAAAGCGCTGCAGCGCAACGATGCGCCCGGGGCGCCCAAGCAGCCGGCAATGCATGCCGATGCTGAGCATCTTCGGTGCCTCGTCGCCTTCGGCGTAGAGCGCGTCAAAGCTGTCCTTCAGGTAGGTGAAGAAATCGTTGCCCTGCGAAAACCCCTGGGGCAGGGAAAATCGCATGTCGTTAGTGTCCAGCGTGTAGGGCACCACCAGGCGTGGCACTACCGTGCCGTCGGTGCGCGCTACCTTCATCCAGAAGGGCAGGTCGTCGCCGTAGTAGTCGCTGTCGTAGGCCAGCTGGCCGTCATCGGCGACCAGGCGGCGCGTGCGCGGGCTGTCGCGGCCGGTGTACCAGCCCAAAGGGCGGGTGCCGGTGAGTTGTTCGATGGCCTCCAGCCCCAGGCGCATGTGCTCGCGCTCGGTGGCTTCGTCCACATTCTGGTAGCTGATCCAGCGCCAGCCGTGGCAGGCGATTTCATGGCCCAGCTCAACGAAGGCCGCGGTCAGTTCAGGGTGGCGCTGCAGCGCCATGCCGACGCCAAACACGGTCAGCGGCAGCTTGCGCTTTTCAAATTCGCGCAGGATGCGCCACACGCCCACACGCGAGCCATATTCGTAAATACCTTCCATGCTCAGGTGGCGGTCGGCAAAGCTGGCCGGGTTGAACATTTCGGAGAGGAACTGCTCGGAGCCTGGATCGCCATGCAGCACGGCGTTTTCGCCGCCTTCCTCGTAGTTCAGGACAAACTGCACGGCAATGCGCGCCTGGCCTGGCCACCGGGCATGCGGCGGGTTGCGGCCGTAACCGACCAAATCACGGGGATAGGGTGCAGTGGAATCGTAGGTGTTCATGACAGTGCCATCGAAATATCGTTGGTGGGTACCTTGCGGTCAAAGGCCAGGTTTTGCTCGACGTGCAGCAAATGCTCGGTCATCAGGCGCACGGCAAGCGCTTCGTCTTTAGCCGCCAGGGCCTTGACGATTTCGGCGTGTTCGTCGTTGGAGTGTTCGGCGGCGCTGGCCGTCTGGTACATCAGGGTAATGAGCGCGCAGCGCGAAATCAGCTCGCCGAGTATTTGAGCCAGAACCTCGTTGCCCATGAGTTCGGCCATGCGCACATGGAAGTCACCCAGCAGTTCGGTGCGGCCGGGCACATCATTGCGCTCAACGGCCGATTTTTCCTGGTTGACATGGTCCTTGAGCGCCTTGATCTTGGCGGGCGTGACATCGCGAACAAAGGCTCGCGTCATTTCAGCCTCCAGCATGCGCCGCACCGCAAATACCTGCCGGGCTTCGGGCACCGAGGGTGCGGCCACGAATGCGCCGCGGGCGGGCTCCAGGCGGATCAGGCGGTTTTGGGACAGCTGGAACAGTGCCTGCCGCACCAGCGTGCGCGACACGCCGAAATGATCGGCCAGTTTTTGTTCGGCCAGCTTGGTGCCCGGGTGCAGCCGGTGCTCCACAATGGCCTTGGTCAGGGCTTCGACGATGGCATGGGTGGTGGATGATTCCATGCGGACATCATAGCCCCAAATCCAAAAACTGTATACAATTTTGGTAAACCATTTTTCTCAGCCTTTCACAACCCAACCCTGAAGGAATGCCATGGGCCTGAGCACACATGTACTGGACACCATGCACGGCACGCCGGCGGGCGGCATGCGGGTGGCACTGTTCACCACACGCAGCGGTCAGGCCACGCTGGTGAAAAGCTTCGACCTTGATGATGACGGCCGCTATCCGGGCGGTCTGCTGTACGACAGCACCACGCTGCAAGCCGGCACCTACCGGCTGGTGTTTGATGTGGCGGCGTATTTCAGGGCAAAGGGGGCGGTGCTGCCCGAGCCGCCCTTTCTGGATCAGGTCACACTGGATTTCGGCGTGGCCGATCCCAGCCAGCACTACCACGTGCCCCTGCTGGTCAGCCCCTGGAGCTACTCGACCTACCGCGGGAGCTGAGCGAGGCGCACGGCGGCTGTCACGCCGCTGTCATGCTGCCGTCATGGGCGGCGACGACAATCCGCCGGTTGCCACTTTTTTGGGTTCTACATGAATGACACGTCCACGGGCGCCCTGAGCCGCCGCCAAGCCCTGCTGTTATCTGCAGGTACTGCCGCCAGTCTGGTGCTTCCCGCAGCGCGGGCGCAAGGCCCTTCCGCCTATCCCGACCGCGCCGTCAAGATCGTGGTGCCTTTTGCACCGGGCGCCGGTACCGACGCCATGGCGCGCCTGGTCGCACAAAAGCTTGGCGAAGTCATGAACGCCACCTTTGTGGTGGACAACAAGGCCGGCGCGTCCGGCGCGATTGGCACGCAGTATGTGGCCCAGGCTCCGGCCGATGGCTACACCCTGCTGCTGGTGGCCTCGCCGTTCACCACGGTGGCGGCATCGCTGCCCAGCGCCAACTACGACCCGCTGCGCCAATTCACGCCGGTCGGCATGATCGCCAGCGGCCCGCTGGTCTGGGCGGCCAACGCCCAGTTGCCGGTCAGCAACATGAAAGAGCTGGTCAAACTGGCCCGGCAGCGGCCGGGTGCCCTCAACTACGGCTCGGCCGGCGCGGGGGGCGTCAACCACCTGGTGCTGGAACTGCTGAAGGCGCGCACCGGCACCTTCATCACGCATATTCCTTACCGCGGCGTGGCACCCGCCACCATGGACATGATTGGTGGGCAAATCCAGCTTGTCACCGGCACCATTCCCGCCCTGTTGCCTTTCATCAGGAATGGCAGCATCAAGCCCCTGGCCGTCACGAGCGCCAAGCGTTCCAGTGCGTTGCCCGATGTGCCCAGCATGACCGAGGCCGGCATGCCCGGTATCGATGTGGTGAACTATTTCGCGTTGATGGCGCCCATGGGCACGCCCGTGCCCATCGTCAATGCCCTGAACGCCGCCATCAACAAGGTGGTGGCGCTGCCCGACGTGCTCGCCCGCTTCAAGGCCGACGCCGTGGAGCCCGCACCCGGCTCGCCCGCGCTGCTGGGCCACTTCATCGAAGCCGACTACCGCGCCTGGCGCAACGTCGTGAAGACGCAAAACCTCAAAATAGAGTGACCCCCACGCTTGCTCACTTCGTGTAGCCGCTGCCCCCTGAGGGGGCCGCCCGCCTGCGGCCCGGCAAAGCCGGTTCCGCGGCTCAGGCTAGGTTGAAGATCCCTCTTTGTCGCTCTTTCATATCCGGTCCTCCTGGCTTGTCGAAGGATGGCCCCAGGGCGCTCCAAGCGCGATGCGCAGCGAGCCGTCCAATACCAGCAGGGGCCGCGGGACTGGCTTTGCCAGACCGCAGGCGCAGCGGCCCCCTCGGGGGGCAGGGAGCTACACGCAGTGAGCGACCGTGGGGGCTCTAGCGTGGGGGCTCTAGTTCTGCCCTTCGGTCAGCGTATCCAGCTGAAACTTGCCGCTTTTATGCCACAGCCAGGTGTCGGTATAAACCACCTTGCCCAGCCGGGTGGGCGCGGGGAAGGGTGAGGCCTCCTTGATGGTGCGCTCGATTTCCGCGACCACCTCCGGCGCATGGCGCGGCGCACGCATCCAGTCCAGGCGGGTCACGCGGCCGGCGCGGTCTATCTCCACGTTCAGCACACCGATGGCGTAGAGCAGCGGCGGCATTCTGCCCTTGTAAATACGGTCGGCATTGAGGCCGTAGATATGCGTGGCGCCGTCTTCCCGGTAGGCGCGCGGCGAGCTTGCCGAAGAGCTTCGGGCCGAGCCTTTCCGGGCGGCAACAGGACCGGTCACCGGCGTGTCGGGCTCCTTCGGTGGAGCGGGAGGAGGAGTCACTTCAGGGGCGGTTTTGCAGGCATTGAGCAGCGCAGCCACTGAAGCGGCGAGGAGTGCCAGCAGCCAGTGGCGGCGCAGTGTGGGGTCGGGCGTGTCGTGTCTCATGATGTGCAGGTCAGCTATTGCTATCGTTATTTTCAGGGCTCTTGTCCGGACAGGTCCTGGGAGCGGGCGGCGTCTTTGGCTATTACCGCAGTACCCGGTCGTGCCAGGTGGTGCTAAGGTAGGGGTTCAGCCTGTGGCTGGGTGCGGTGTGCCGGATGGTTCCTTGAGTTCATGCAGTTGCTGTTTCGCTGACTATTTTGCCCACTATTTGATCAACTGACCTGGCCAACTCGTCACCAATGGTTTCCAGCAACACAAGCCCACTCATCGACATCTTCCTGGCCCGGCTGGCCCATGAGCCGGCGGTGCTGGTGCGGGTGGCCTCGACCCAGGGCTCCGTTCCGCGCGAGGCCGGCACCTGGATGGCCGTGTTTGCCGATACCCTGGTGGGCACGATAGGCGGCGGTCACCTGGAGTACGAAGCCATCGCCAAGGCGCGTGCGCAATTGCGGGGCGAGGGCGTGCAAGGGAAATCGGCGAAAGAGGCCGCCAGCCCGGAACCCCCGGTGCGCTTTGCGCTGGGGCCGGCGCTGGGCCAGTGCTGCGGCGGCGTGGTGCATCTTCGTTTCGAGAGGGTCGGCGCGCATGATGTGCCCGCGCTGGCGCGAGGCCTGGCCGATGAACTGGCCGGCCGGCTGGTGCCGGTGGCGCTGTTTGGCGGCGGCCATGTGGGCCATGCGCTGGTGCGAGTGCTGGCGCCGCTGCCATTTCGGCTCACCTGGATCGACAGCCGCGACGAGGTCTTCCCCGACGAGGTACCGGAACGCGTCGTGTGCGAGTATTCCGGGCCGGTGCAGGCGGCCGTTCCCGGACTGGCGCCGCAGTCGCGCGTGCTCATCATGAGTTTCAGCCACGCGGAGGACCTGGATGTGGTGGCGGCCTGCCTGAAGCGCCAGCGCGAGAAGGCTGACTTGCCTTTCATCGGCCTGATCGGCAGCAAAACCAAGTGGGCGGTGTTTCAACATCGACTGGAGGCGCGGGGCTTCACGCCGGCCGAGCTGGCACAGGTGACCTGCCCGATCG
Coding sequences:
- a CDS encoding NADP-dependent malic enzyme, whose amino-acid sequence is MATPLSPAEEALRDAAREYHRSPVRGKISITPTKPLSNQRDLSLAYSPGVAYPCLDIEADPSLAAEYTSRGNLVGVITNGTAVLGLGDIGPLAAKPVMEGKGCLFKKFAGIDVFDIELAEHDPDKLIDIIAAMEPTLGGINLEDIKAPECFYIERKLRERMNIPVFHDDQHGTAIISSAAVLNGLELVGKRIEDVRIAVSGAGAAALACLDVMVGLGVRRENVYVCDSKGVIYHGRPGGFDESKNRFAQETALRTLADAVNGADVFLGCSAPGVLTQDMVRTMAPSPIILALANPEPEIRPELAKAVRPDCIIATGRSDYPNQVNNVLCFPYIFRGALDCGATKITEEMKLACVRQIADLTKADISEEVARAYIGQELVFGPDYIIPKPFDSRLILRIAPAVAQAAEDSGVATRPITDMAAYRQELSRFVYSTGMLMQPVFNAARAIPDAHKRVAFAEGEDDRVLRAAQLVLDEGLARPILIGRPAVIETRIAKAGLRLRLGDDVECVNPEDDPRFRHYWETYHRIMGRHGVTPEAAKAAVRRSTTTIAALMVKLGDADAMLCGMVGRYDGHLEHVRDIIGLKEDASGFAALNALMLDKRTLFIADTFVNEDPSAEQLASIALMAVDEVRRFGIPPKVAFLSHSNYGSSNRASARKMRLAHELFARMAPDVESDGELHGDAALSEEVRRASLMESNMSGEANILICPNLDSANILFNVLKMTGGQGVTVGPILLGTAASAHILTTSATVRRVVNMTALAVASAAARR
- a CDS encoding M20 family metallopeptidase encodes the protein MTTNTNTDTNTNSDTAYKQLDRWIDDHFDEEVRFLQELIRVPTDTPPGNNAPHAERTAELLQAFGFEAEKHPVPEADVRAYGLESITNLIVRRRYSKPGEGRTIALNAHGDVVPPGEGWTKDPYGGEIEDGRIYGRAAAVSKCDFASFTFAVRALEALGAPLKGGVELHFTYDEEFGGEMGPGWLLRQGLTHPDLMIAAGFSYEVVTAHNGCLQMEVTVHGKMAHAAIPDTGVDALQGAVHILNALYAQNALYRKVTSGVAGISHPYLNVGRIEGGTNTNVVPGKVTFKLDRRMIPEENPVEVEATIRQVIADAAAGCAGITVNIKRLLLANSMKPLAGNMPLVDAIQKHGEALFGQKIPAMGTPLYTDVRLYAEAGVPGVIYGAGPRTVLESHAKRADERLELEDLRRATKVIARTLVDLLA
- the uraD gene encoding 2-oxo-4-hydroxy-4-carboxy-5-ureidoimidazoline decarboxylase — its product is MAITLEQVNRASRAEAMVLLDGLYEHSPWVAEKALDARPFHSLAHLKHAMTRVLHDADKDAQIRLIQAHPELAGKAMVSQSLTAESAHEQGKAGLTHCTQQEFETLQQLNTDYNAKFGFPFILAVRGPRGNGLNRQQIIETFARRLQNHPDFELQECLRNIHRVVELRLNDKFAAEPALGNDVWDWHEQLAQYSDPGYAEKGQLTVTYLTDAHRACAQFISKTMRDCGFDEVGIDAVGNVVGVYKAATPDAKTLLTGSHYDTVRNGGKYDGRLGIFVPMACVRELHRQGKRLPFNLEVIGFAEEEGQRYKATFLGSGALIGDFKPEWLDQKDADGITMREAMHNAGLQPADIVKIKRQAGNYLGFVEVHIEQGPVLNELDLPLGIVTSINGSVRYLGEIIGMASHAGTTPMNRRRDAATAVAELALHVENRAAEDGDSVGTVGMLQVPNGSINVVPGRCLFSLDMRAPVDAQRDALVADVLAQLKTICERRGVHYTLELTERAAAAPSAPEWQRRWEAAVDPMGVPLYRMPSGAGHDAMKLHKVMPQAMLFVRGENSGISHNPLESTTSDDIQLAADAFQRLLANLALETP
- the puuE gene encoding allantoinase PuuE; amino-acid sequence: MNTYDSTAPYPRDLVGYGRNPPHARWPGQARIAVQFVLNYEEGGENAVLHGDPGSEQFLSEMFNPASFADRHLSMEGIYEYGSRVGVWRILREFEKRKLPLTVFGVGMALQRHPELTAAFVELGHEIACHGWRWISYQNVDEATEREHMRLGLEAIEQLTGTRPLGWYTGRDSPRTRRLVADDGQLAYDSDYYGDDLPFWMKVARTDGTVVPRLVVPYTLDTNDMRFSLPQGFSQGNDFFTYLKDSFDALYAEGDEAPKMLSIGMHCRLLGRPGRIVALQRFLDHVQQHDRVWVCRRIDIARHWQQTHPYPA
- a CDS encoding GntR family transcriptional regulator, translated to MESSTTHAIVEALTKAIVEHRLHPGTKLAEQKLADHFGVSRTLVRQALFQLSQNRLIRLEPARGAFVAAPSVPEARQVFAVRRMLEAEMTRAFVRDVTPAKIKALKDHVNQEKSAVERNDVPGRTELLGDFHVRMAELMGNEVLAQILGELISRCALITLMYQTASAAEHSNDEHAEIVKALAAKDEALAVRLMTEHLLHVEQNLAFDRKVPTNDISMALS
- the uraH gene encoding hydroxyisourate hydrolase gives rise to the protein MGLSTHVLDTMHGTPAGGMRVALFTTRSGQATLVKSFDLDDDGRYPGGLLYDSTTLQAGTYRLVFDVAAYFRAKGAVLPEPPFLDQVTLDFGVADPSQHYHVPLLVSPWSYSTYRGS
- a CDS encoding tripartite tricarboxylate transporter substrate binding protein, which produces MNDTSTGALSRRQALLLSAGTAASLVLPAARAQGPSAYPDRAVKIVVPFAPGAGTDAMARLVAQKLGEVMNATFVVDNKAGASGAIGTQYVAQAPADGYTLLLVASPFTTVAASLPSANYDPLRQFTPVGMIASGPLVWAANAQLPVSNMKELVKLARQRPGALNYGSAGAGGVNHLVLELLKARTGTFITHIPYRGVAPATMDMIGGQIQLVTGTIPALLPFIRNGSIKPLAVTSAKRSSALPDVPSMTEAGMPGIDVVNYFALMAPMGTPVPIVNALNAAINKVVALPDVLARFKADAVEPAPGSPALLGHFIEADYRAWRNVVKTQNLKIE
- the xdhC gene encoding xanthine dehydrogenase accessory protein XdhC, with product MVSSNTSPLIDIFLARLAHEPAVLVRVASTQGSVPREAGTWMAVFADTLVGTIGGGHLEYEAIAKARAQLRGEGVQGKSAKEAASPEPPVRFALGPALGQCCGGVVHLRFERVGAHDVPALARGLADELAGRLVPVALFGGGHVGHALVRVLAPLPFRLTWIDSRDEVFPDEVPERVVCEYSGPVQAAVPGLAPQSRVLIMSFSHAEDLDVVAACLKRQREKADLPFIGLIGSKTKWAVFQHRLEARGFTPAELAQVTCPIGVPGISGKEPEVIAVAVAAQLLQTVNAA